AGACGTCTGGCTCAGCGATGTAAAGAAAACCAGTGGTAACTCATAGTGTTCCATGATTATTCTCCAGCCTGATGCGGTGTGCGGGGCATAATGAAGCGGGTCCCGGGGTTCAGGGATGGCATAACAGGGTAGCCGGGGGGATACTGTATGGCATTTCCGGGGGCACCCTCTCCATCCAGATCGATCATGGTTAATGCGCCGACAGGGCAGGCATCAATGCAGGCTGTTTGTAAACCTGCATCTAACCGCTCATAACACATACTGCATTTTTCAGCTTTATGAGTGACTTCGTTAAATCTGGGGGCGCCATAAGGACAACTGCGCAGGCAGTTTTTACAGCCTATACAGCGAGCAGGATCATGTACGACGATACCATCTTCGCGCAGGGTATAGGCCTCAACCGGGCACGCATCCAGACAGGCGGGATGCTCGCAGTGGTTGCATGCCAGCGAGTAGAAAGCCCTTTCTTCGTGCGGATAGATGGAATTCCCCAGGGGGTAGACATAGCGCCAGAACAGATCCGGCTCCAGTTGATTAAAACTTTTACAGGCCATGGCACAGCCACGGCACCCGATACATTTTTCACTATCGACCAAGAATGCACGTCTCATGCTTTTGCTCCTTGTACCGATTTATCCTGTGCTGACATTGTTGTTAACTCTATATCAGCAAACTGACAATGGATGGCGGAACCCGGTGAACCGGTTTTCATTTGCCCCATATCTGATGAGGTATCGTCGACCACATTCTGAACGTTAAAACTCTTTTTCGGGAACCAGGCCTCATACATCACCAGCATATCTTTCGGTACGTTCGTGGTAAGTCTGGCCCTGACAGTTACGTCACCAATGCCATTAAAGACACGAACCCAGTCCAGTTCCCTGATACCTTTGCGTTGTGCCGCTGCGGGATGGAGGTAAACAAATGGTTCCGGGTAAAACACTTTCATCCAGTCCAGATTAATGAACTGTGAATGGATGCCAAATAATGCA
The Kosakonia oryzae genome window above contains:
- a CDS encoding 4Fe-4S dicluster domain-containing protein, with protein sequence MRRAFLVDSEKCIGCRGCAMACKSFNQLEPDLFWRYVYPLGNSIYPHEERAFYSLACNHCEHPACLDACPVEAYTLREDGIVVHDPARCIGCKNCLRSCPYGAPRFNEVTHKAEKCSMCYERLDAGLQTACIDACPVGALTMIDLDGEGAPGNAIQYPPGYPVMPSLNPGTRFIMPRTPHQAGE